The Cryptomeria japonica chromosome 2, Sugi_1.0, whole genome shotgun sequence region ctctatctctctcctctttTACCTCTCATTTCTACCATCTCTCTCTCCTTTTGTTCTTATATATCTCTCGcctatctctctcccctctctatgtgTTTGTTTTATATTGCCACTAAAAAGATGTATTATTATTTAGATCTAATGATTTACAATAAAATAGCTAATTTAACAATCCCAATTTCTAAACCAAATCTAGAAATTGTAGATGAATGTTATAGTTGTGGAGCACTACATGAAGCTCTACCTAtctaattaatttatctattcTATAAAAATAAAACTACTCTTTGAACCAAATACAAATGCAAATAAATCGATCCCACATCTAGGATACAAGCAATCTAAGATGCTAAGAATGTAGATGGTGTGGCAAATGTGTTCTTAATGACCCAACATGATACCTTCATTTTTTCTAGATTTGGAGACTCTTCTTGGTGGAAGGAATGTTCTAAAACAAGGTTAATAAATCTTGCAATatgaactaaaaattgaaaattatgcaaatctaaaattaaatattaacccttaataaaatgattgcaaaatcaaagcaagaagaagaaaaccaTTATGTACACATGAAACTCCAAATTTACGTGGAGAAACTCTTTCAAGAAAAAATTCCACCACATAAAGAGAGGCAAGTATATTAGTAATCCAATGAAGATTATAACAAAAATATACTTATTTGTAAACCTCTGTAAAATTTGGCAACACTCTATTACCCTACACAACTGAATAAGACTTAATTAAGAAGTCTCACTGAAGGCCCCAATTTATAGAAACTTGTGAGGATGAATATCATTGTGGTATCATCAAACAACAAGCAGCAAAACCACCTAGAAAAACTCATGCCAACCCCCTAGAATAGCCTCTTACATATGCTCTTTACAACTATCATATGACATCTAGATAATTTGGGAACTCCTAGACCAAAATAGGAGTCTTTGTCATAAATGTTTGGCATAGGAACCCATAATGACTATCATAGTTGTCATACATGCACTTACAACTCCTAACAAGTGTCCAAGCACCTCAACATAAGAGATTCTAAAAGGGATACCTAACTATTTTGTTCTTTTCCCAAAGGACAAACAATAAAAGTAACTCCTGCATTGCATGGTCTCTTTTACCATCATTGGTTAAACAATTTAATCTCTTATGGGTAAATTACAAATGACATTAGGAAacaattaattaaaggatttataaGGTTGATGGCACCTAAATCCTAACAAGGAATATGAGAAGCATGAACGTGGTGAAGAAGCAAAAGACCAAACAAAAACACTAGTGAATTTCTTGATTGTAGAGATTAAAAGCTATTAAATAATGAATTGATAAAGCCTGGAGGTTGTGAAATACTTATGTTTCAATATGAAGAGAGGTGGACTCTTAATGTATTTCTTTAAAAATGACACTCAAACCTACTATTGTAGCTATGTATATAGATGCAAGAGTTGAGATTTCCAAAATGAAGCAACAAAAGGCTCATGTAAATCAATTTGGGGAATATTAATAAGGCTAAATCTACAATTAGGGATGTACGTTGGTAGTTATCCTATCCTAGGCACAATCAAGTGTGAATTGGAATTGAATTTTGAGCCAATAATTATGTAAAAATGGTGCATGCAAAGAAATCATATAGATAAAAAATTTACTCAAGATTATTAGTTTTACCAATAGTAATCATCGAAGTGATTGCATGAGTGTTAGGTCATTTCCTTAAATTGTTGGGGTAATTCAATCTAAAAGAGCCAATCTTGTAacttaaaagaaaaaataatttttacaGTGACAAAGCATAGAAAGATGGTAAGCAACTAGCAAATAAGAAATAGAAGGGAGGGTCATATGATGTGACCTAACGCTTCCATCGAGGTTGAATAAACTAAGAAAAAGCTTATTCACACCATGTGGGTTGTGTGCTAGACAATTAGATCATCATTGAACTACCTATATAATTTTAAGCACTTTCAAAAACAAATAAGATTGAAACATTAACACGCTATATGTTAATATAACAATCTATCATATTACATTCATTAATctcattaaaattttgaaaaacttaaaaaatttaaGACTAAAGAAACTCATCTCAACAACTAATCAAATTGACTTATTAAAAAACATATAGTAATTCCCTTTTCTTTAGTATTACTAAGTGATCATAAGAGGTTGTATGATGTATATATGTAGACTAATTCCACATTATTATTGTTTTTAATATTAGAACCCAATAATTCTATAATCATTAAGTTTCTAAACGAGTAGTTATCATGGCAGATTAAGTCAAATCTCTCTCATAAAATTTATCCTGGAGTCTTGCTTGTAAGTTGACGAAGAAAGggtatatataaatagatagagagagagagagagctcttaAAGATTTTGTTGTAGTGACAAGACATTGTATAcagaaagaaggaagagaaaaagCTGTACAATGGAAGGTTTAAGGTACCTGCTGTGCAACGAGGACAGAGATTTTCTCATCACAAACAATGGAAACAAGGTAAGAATGCCGCCAACTATATAATCATTGCTCATATTAATTGAATTGTGTTTTGGTGGATTTGATTTCAATGCAACCAATCAATAGGTGAAAGTTGACGAATTGGAAGGAAAATATGTGGGTCTCTTCTTTTCTGCCCATTGGTGCCCTCCATGCAAAGCTTTCACCCCTTTTCTCTCAGAAATCTACACAAAACTATTGGAAAAAGAAAGAGACTTTGAGATCGTATTTGTATCTGCAGATGTGGATGAGAAATCATTTGAGAAGTACCATCATGTCATGCCATGGCCTGCCCTGCCATTCTCAGATGTAAATGCGAAGGAAAAGCTTCTGAAGGCTTTTAATGTCACAGGCATTCCTGCCCTTGTTGTGCTGGACAAAGAGGGTAAAACTTTGACCTCTGGAGGTGTTGATATCATTAGGAAATATGGGGTTGAGGGGTACCCTTTTAGTGCAGAGAAGCTTGATCGACTAAGGGCCAAGGAGGAGGCTGTCAGGGATGCGCAGACTGTGGAATCTCTTCTGGTATCCGATGAACGAGATTTTGTGATATCTCATGGGGAAAAGGTATTAAATTTGttgaatttgttattattgtatgaTTTTTTGGTTGCCTGCAAATTTTGGTTTGGACTGTTATTTGTCAGAATTCAGAATAAGTCCTTAACCAAAAGACAAAACCATGGTTTTCAGTAAGGTAGCCACTTTTTGGTTGGGCCCTTAACCAGAAGATCAAACCGGGATATTGAGAAAGGTCAAATATCTTTTGAATTTGTGAGGATGTTTTGTTAGAATTGGTGAGAATAGAACTTGTAACTTCCATGTTGATATGGACCCATATCTTAATTCACTGAATCTGGGTTTTAAAGAATATTGGATGTAATGAATTGCTTTTTTATGTTTCAATTACTTAAGATCAGGGGCATTAAGAATTGGTGAAAACAGAACTCTTAGCTTCGTACATGTGGCTAAAGAGCCAAGGACTAAAACAGAGTCTTAGAGAAGAATACATGCATTGATTATTCTAAGTTTTCTCTAGAAAGAAAATATATTGTATGGCTTCTGTTCCAAATTAATCTGATTCATCGTtgatttggatcttgatcaatagGTACCTATATCCAAGCTTGTGGGAAAAACCATTGGTTTGTATTTTTCAGCCAACTGGTGTGGTCCATGTCACAATTTCACTCCTCTGCTTGTAGACATTTACAACGAGATTAAGAGTAGAGGTGAGGATTTTGAAATAGTGTTTCTATCAGCTGATTTAGAGGAAGAAGCCTTTGAAGAGCATTATGGAAACATGCCATGGTTGGCTCTACCCTTTGGAGACAAAACTGAGAAGAAATTGTCTCAATACTATCGGGTTCAAGATATACCTACTCTAATCATTTTAGGTCCAAATGGGAAAACAGTGCAAACTGACACAGCCAGCCTTGTTCAAAGATATGGAACTCGAGTGTACCCATTCACAGCAGAGAGACTAAAAGaaattgaaggagaagaagaagctaGACGACAAGATCAAACCTTGGAATCTCTCTTGGTCTCTGACACACGGGACTTTGTGATAAAAAATGGAGGTGAAAAGGTGAGTTATTGAGATCTAATAGCCTTATTGCTGTTATGTCAAATTGAATAATTATAGAATAGAATGGAATGGAAAGGAATCTTTTAATAGTCCATGATGTGGCTTGTAGCATATGGGGCTACCTCATACTCCCACtgggattgaagcaggcacctaaaTGTGCTTCAACATGAGGGTAACGTTTTACAGTCTACTtggaaattttgaaacaattgTTTTCTTCTAATGACGTAGGATTCAATTGATGCATAAAGTAACATGCACTGGTTAAATCTGATTTATTAATATTATTCAAATGAACAAGATCGATGAAATGATAAAAATAGCCTGATGGACTCATTTGGATTTGAGATGGACAAATTGCCTTGTTCAATCTGATCCAATGCAAGAGATAGAGAATTATTATATGGATAAGCCAGTAAGTTTGTTCATATATTGCTTTCAGACTTATCTCAATGGTGTTAATTTTAATGATACAAATTCTTTTCATGTTTTGATTTATACAACAGGTCCAAGTTTCTGATCTTGTAGGCAAGACAATAGCCCTGTATTTTTCTGCCAATTGGTGCTCTCCTTGTCAAGCCTTCACTCCAAAGCTGATACAGGTATACAATGAGCTTAAGGAAAGAGGTGAATCCTTTGAGATTGTTTTTATATCAAAGGATGAAGATCAAGAGGCTTTTGAAGACCATTTCTCAATTATGCCCTGGTTAGCTCTTCCATTTAGAGATAAGGTTGAAAAGGACCTCAGTCGCCATTTCCATACAGAAGGAATACCAACCTTGATTGTAATTGGTCCAGATGGAAAGACCATGACAGATGATGCCATAAGTGCTGTCTCTGTCTTTGGAGCGGAGGCTTATCCTTTCACTACTCTGCAGATTGAAAAGCTgcaaaaggagattgaagatttggCTGGCAAATCAGCCAAGGAAATTGATTGCAGTCAGCATAAGCACCCTCTTGTATTGACTAGAAAGCATGAATTTAACTGTGATGGATGTGACGAGGAAGGCAGTCAATGGTCATATTATTGTGGCAAATGTGATTTCGATCTTCATCTGACTTGTGCTTTGAAGGATCAGCAGCAGCTTGGGAGCAATAGTAAACAACAGAATGAATATGGAACTGCTAATGACAACTGCAAGCCAGGAGGTGTCATCTGTGATGGAGATTATTGTTACAGAGGTTGAGCTTTATGATTATCAAGGTGGCTTCTTTTGTTTGGTAAATCATACTGTCTGCGGATAGAGCCTGCCCCAAGATAAGAACCTGTTATTAATAACTTATTAGACTTGGTATGTCATCATGCCTTCAGATCAATGCCATTCATTTTCCATGAAAAATTCAAACCGCCTCATAGTTGAAATTCCACTGCCATTAAATCACTTTCCTAACTGTTACCATAAGCTTTCAATCTAGCATATTCGGTATTTCAATTCAGCTACTCTTGTCCACTCAtatatatgatttcagaattggaAACAAGCAGAATCCATTTCAGATCCAATCTGAAAGTGTGTTCCTCAAATGCTTGATGTTCTCTGGTTGTTGTTGTAGTAGAGAATGATGGATAATTACTTTTACTTTTATGATTCAAGAAAGCTGTTCATTTGCTCTGTGACAAACTTAAGTACAATATAGTTATTAATTTGACACATGGATTTCATTTGAGCAAATACAGCTTAGATCAAATGTCATCTGCTTATTAAGAGCAGGCCTCAGTTTGACACAGTTCATCTGTAATTATAATACCAACATTAACTTGTTTAAATAAAGTTACTCTTGATCATCTGTGCTCTTCTGACTTTGTGTTTTCTTTTTTATTAAGGTTAGGCCAGACATTTGTGATAAGTAGTCATCATGGTAATATGTCCCAatgtaattacaagttacacaaAAAATATAGACTAAGATTTGTACACTACCAAAGAAACATGACATTAACTGTTAGTTGTTGCACATGTAAAGGCATATTATCATATCTCATGAGATAGGCAGAAGCTTTGAAGAAATGCTCtcaattaaatatatatttgattTTTGTTTGTAACTCTTTAATCTTGCCCTACTTTGTCTGTAAGCTACTTAATCCGTGTATGTGCCTTCTGACCAGATTAGCAGGATTCTATCTTTTATCTCTGTTTCTGATCTCCATTCTCTTGCATACATTTCAAATTAGATATCAACTAATGGAAATCAAGAAGGCAAGAAAAGAAGCTATGGAGGGGGCTGGGGACTCTTTCAATACATATAAGTAGCACCCTTCTCATAGAATCTGGATATGCTGTGGTCACTAGTGGATGTGTCAGAAAGGAATCAAGGGAAAGGATATCTTATTTCTATATCATGCCTGTCCATGTTTCTATATCATGCCTGTCGACTTTCTAATGTAACCTAAACAAGCTCTTAGTTTACCTTGACTATGATCTGAAGAATATATTTTAGGTTTCCACGCTCCATGGTGAATGAATAACAGAAAAGTGAAAACAGATTTATGGGAGAGAAACTATGTAGAAAACTTCTAGACAGATTTTCCCATCGATCCATTTTGTGTTTTCTAATATGTTTCTTATTAATGTCTTCAATCAACCATAACATGTCACACTGTCTCTTTTAACTAATCCATCCCAATGATGGATCATGCAGTGTGATCCGAACTGTTGATTTAAAAATTTCTACAAAATTCTTTTTCCcc contains the following coding sequences:
- the LOC131053727 gene encoding probable nucleoredoxin 1 isoform X1; translated protein: MEGLRYLLCNEDRDFLITNNGNKVKVDELEGKYVGLFFSAHWCPPCKAFTPFLSEIYTKLLEKERDFEIVFVSADVDEKSFEKYHHVMPWPALPFSDVNAKEKLLKAFNVTGIPALVVLDKEGKTLTSGGVDIIRKYGVEGYPFSAEKLDRLRAKEEAVRDAQTVESLLVSDERDFVISHGEKVPISKLVGKTIGLYFSANWCGPCHNFTPLLVDIYNEIKSRGEDFEIVFLSADLEEEAFEEHYGNMPWLALPFGDKTEKKLSQYYRVQDIPTLIILGPNGKTVQTDTASLVQRYGTRVYPFTAERLKEIEGEEEARRQDQTLESLLVSDTRDFVIKNGGEKVQVSDLVGKTIALYFSANWCSPCQAFTPKLIQVYNELKERGESFEIVFISKDEDQEAFEDHFSIMPWLALPFRDKVEKDLSRHFHTEGIPTLIVIGPDGKTMTDDAISAVSVFGAEAYPFTTLQIEKLQKEIEDLAGKSAKEIDCSQHKHPLVLTRKHEFNCDGCDEEGSQWSYYCGKCDFDLHLTCALKDQQQLGSNSKQQNEYGTANDNCKPGGVICDGDYCYRG
- the LOC131053727 gene encoding probable nucleoredoxin 1-2 isoform X2 gives rise to the protein MPWPALPFSDVNAKEKLLKAFNVTGIPALVVLDKEGKTLTSGGVDIIRKYGVEGYPFSAEKLDRLRAKEEAVRDAQTVESLLVSDERDFVISHGEKVPISKLVGKTIGLYFSANWCGPCHNFTPLLVDIYNEIKSRGEDFEIVFLSADLEEEAFEEHYGNMPWLALPFGDKTEKKLSQYYRVQDIPTLIILGPNGKTVQTDTASLVQRYGTRVYPFTAERLKEIEGEEEARRQDQTLESLLVSDTRDFVIKNGGEKVQVSDLVGKTIALYFSANWCSPCQAFTPKLIQVYNELKERGESFEIVFISKDEDQEAFEDHFSIMPWLALPFRDKVEKDLSRHFHTEGIPTLIVIGPDGKTMTDDAISAVSVFGAEAYPFTTLQIEKLQKEIEDLAGKSAKEIDCSQHKHPLVLTRKHEFNCDGCDEEGSQWSYYCGKCDFDLHLTCALKDQQQLGSNSKQQNEYGTANDNCKPGGVICDGDYCYRG